A window from Theobroma cacao cultivar B97-61/B2 chromosome 3, Criollo_cocoa_genome_V2, whole genome shotgun sequence encodes these proteins:
- the LOC18604339 gene encoding zinc finger protein VAR3, chloroplastic, with translation MSALRSLLFGTSVFRAQKPLFLPFPSQLLSSKPFPTLALRFHRHTSSAAALDTTLNANSTELLDSASEPHPWPEWVTFVDRLKSKGYLVEATAATADAGTDCKDMNLLKDACLSFARDRYDLFKLLSTNEIETVVGSGCPNLFRKAVNSAKRLRAYVRLDEGDVCSTCNLRGSCDRAYVILKESEGASRTVDIVRILLSYALDPIVISGGEKPPGREHIDVSARNLLSDLTKLSETSPAPELPRPAAKASPRKEKTISGNDDEVFQNVEMKRGDWMCPKCNFLNFSKNLQCLKCKEDGPKNVGGDETEMKKGDWICPECNFMNFSRNIRCLKCKAEGPKKVVTDDIQMKKGDWNCPECGFMNFASNRKCLRCQEARPKRQLNPGEWECPSCDFLNYRRNKVCLKCNHDRPKEQTKEYNEHTWRRPLQYN, from the exons ATGTCGGCTTTAAGATCCTTACTCTTCGGCACCTCCGTCTTCCGTGCCCAGAAACcgctctttcttccttttccttctcAGCTTCTCTCCTCCAAGCCTTTTCCCACCCTGGCCCTCCGCTTCCACCGCCACACTTCCTCTGCTGCCGCCCTGGACACTACACTCAACGCCAACAGCACAGAGCTTCTCGATTCGGCGTCTGAACCTCACCCCTGGCCTGAATGGGTAACTTTCGTTGACAGATTAAAGTCCAAGGGTTACTTGGTTGAAGCTACTGCTGCCACTGCCGATGCTGGCACTGATTGTAAGGACATGAATTTGTTGAAAGATGCTTGCCTTAGCTTCGCTCGTGACCGTTACGATCTTTTCAA ATTGTTGTCTACTAATGAAATTGAAACAGTCGTGGGGAGTGGATGTCCTAATCTTTTTCGAAAAGCTGTGAATTCAGCTAAAAGGTTGAGAGCCTATGTTCGACTTGATGAAGGGGAT GTTTGTAGTACTTGCAATCTGCGTGGTTCCTGTGATAGAGCTTATGTGATACTAAAGGAATCAGAAGGTGCTAGTCGTACTGTGGACATTGTGCGTATATTGTTATCCTATGCCCTTGATCCCATTGTTATTTCTGGGGGAGAGAAGCCTCCTGGTAGAGAGCATATCGATGTATCTGCAAGGAATCTGCTTTCTGACTTGACAAAATTGAGTGAGACATCACCTGCTCCTGAACTTCCTAGGCCTGCTGCTAAAGCTTCTCCTCGAAAGGAAAAAACCATCAGTGGCAATGATGATGAAGTTTTTCAAAATGTTGAAATGAAGAGAGGAGATTGGATGTGTCCCAA ATGCaattttttgaacttttcgAAAAATCTGCAATGCCTAAAATGTAAAGAAGATGGCCCCAAAAATGTTGGTGGTGATGAAACTGAAATGAAGAAAGGAGATTGGATCTGCCCTGA GTGCAATTTCATGAACTTTTCTAGAAACATACGGTGCTTAAAGTGCAAGGCAGAGGGTCCAAAGAAGGTTGTTACAGATGATATTCAAATGAAGAAAGGAGATTGGAACTGCCCAGA GTGTGGATTTATGAATTTTGCTAGCAATAGGAAGTGTTTACGTTGTCAAGAGGCAAGGCCGAAGAGACAGCTAAATCCTGGAGAATGGGAATGCCCTTC ATGTGATTTCTTGAATTACAGAAGGAACAAGGTTTGTCTAAAGTGCAATCATGATCGCCCCAAAGAACAAACAAAAGAGTACAACGAGCACACATGGAGGAGACCTCTACAGTACAATTAA
- the LOC18604340 gene encoding prostaglandin E synthase 2, whose protein sequence is MRGASSFTSSVLSRTLATVHDRGAAAALQPRSLRVALFCSSRTNNSYTRLRWFSPVLTSFSRSSARAVSLGLAGAVASVATAASVYAKEPPPAEIMPKDVVLYQYEACPFCNKVKAFLDYYDIPYKVVEVNPISKKEIKWSDYKKVPILMVNGEQLVDSSAIIDKLSEKVLPKKMINSGANEDEETKWRRWVDNHLVHVLSPNIYRNISEALESFDYITSNGNFSFTEKITVKYAGAAAMYFVSKNLKKKYNITDERAALYEAAETWVDALNGRNFLGGSKPNLADLAVFGVLRPIRYLRSGRDMVEHTRIGEWYSRMEEVVGESSRIKA, encoded by the exons ATGAGAGGGGCCTCCTCATTCACCTCCTCCGTCCTCTCCAGGACCCTCGCCACCGTCCACGACAGGGGAGCAGCCGCCGCCCTCCAGCCTCGTTCCCTCCGGGTAGCGCTCTTTTGCAGCAGCAGAACCAACAATTCCTACACTCGCTTGCGTTGGTTCTCTCCGGTCCTCACCTCCTTTTCCAGAAGCTCGGCTCGAGCCGTCTCTCTTGGTCTTGCCGGCGCTGTCGCCTCCGTTGCCACCGCTGCTTCTGTCTACGCCAAGGAGCCGCCACCAGCTGAGATCATGCCCAAGGACGTCGTTCTTTATCAGTATGAGGCCTGTCCTTTTTGCAATAAAGTTAAAG CATTCTTGGACTACTATGACATACCATACAAAGTTGTGGAAGTCAATCCCATTagtaagaaagaaatcaagtggTCTGATTACAAGAAGGTGCCTATACTCATGGTCAATGGTGAACAGCTGGTGGACTCATCAG CTATTATTGACAAATTGAGTGAAAAAGTCCTTCCAAAGAAAATGATTAATTCAGGTGCTAATGAAGATGAAGAGACAAAGTGGCGAAG GTGGGTTGACAACCACTTGGTGCATGTCTTATCTCCAAACATATACCGCAACATTTCTGAGGCTCTTGAGTCTTTTGACTACATCACTAGCAATG GTAATTTTAGCTTCACTGAGAAGATAACAGTGAAATATGCTGGAGCTGCTGCTATGTATTTTGTATCCAAGAATCTAAAGAAGAAATATAACATCACTGATGAACGTGCTGCCTTATATGAAGCAGCAGAAACATGGGTGGATGCTCTAAATGGTCGGAATTTTCTTG GGGGATCTAAGCCTAATCTAGCTGACCTTGCCGTCTTTGGGGTGCTAAGACCCATCCGTTACCTGAGGTCTGGTAGAGATATGGTGGAACACACTCGAATTGGAGAGTGGTACTCTAGAATGGAGGAAGTGGTTGGAGAGTCATCAAGGATCAAGGCTTAA
- the LOC18604343 gene encoding uncharacterized protein LOC18604343 has product MHTHATLRLVPLAVALSTNNDLSTVLAIIIRANFSCRWAFRFENEIQTVNHILVKASLISIIRGILENFPTTKYWNGCARVTISSSKNMVAGRSLYLIGFREMGINGGLSLVAIVRKDFLRALGETGGCGYCGGIW; this is encoded by the exons ATGCACACTCATGCAACACTCCGACTGGTGCCGTTGGCGGTTGCCTTATCCACGAACAACGACCTTTCAACTGTTTTGGCTATCATCATAAGGGCAAACTTCTCATGCAGATGGGCCTTCAGATTCGAAAATGAAATCCAGACCG TCAACCATATCCTTGTGAAGGCTAGCCTTATTTCGATCATTCGCGGCATTCTAGAGAATTTCCCAACAACTAAATATTGGAACGGCTGTGCAAGAGTTACGATCTCATCCTCAAAAAACATGGTGGCTGGTCGATCTTTGTATCTCATAGGATTTCGGGAGATGGGGATTAACGGGGGTTTGTCACTTGTAGCGATCGTGAGAAAGGATTTTTTAAGGGCTCTCGGTGAAACAGGGGGCTGTGGCTATTGTGGTGGGATTTGGTGA